Proteins co-encoded in one Arachis stenosperma cultivar V10309 chromosome 7, arast.V10309.gnm1.PFL2, whole genome shotgun sequence genomic window:
- the LOC130942126 gene encoding molybdopterin biosynthesis protein CNX1, translating into MISVSDAFKAVLTAANRLPPVTLPLHDALGKVLAQDVLAPDPLPPYPASVKDGYAVVADDGPGEYPVIAESRAGNDALHVTLTPGTVAYVTTGGPIPEGADAVVQVEDTEKVENASGEQKRVKILVKTTKGNDIRRVGLDIEKDAIVLTSGERLGASEIGLLATVGVTMVKVYPTPTIAVLSTGDELVEPTTRHLNCGQIRDCNRAMLLAAASQHQCKIVDLGIAKDDEEVQGRILDNAFASGINILLTSGGVSMGDKDFIRPLLEKRGKVHFDKVFLKPGKPLTFAEVDYQAKERKILAFGLPGNPVSSLVCFNLFVVPAIRKLAGWTNPHHLRVQARLHQPIKTDPFRPEYHRAIVTWTDNDGTGSPGFIAESTGHQMSSRLLSMKSANAFLELPPTGSVLSAGSVVSAIIISDLGPGAFSENCIPSDPVVASGTKTRRITEDSSPDSEVRVAILTVSDTVATGAGPDRSGPRAVSVVNSSSERLGGAKVVATAVAPDDVAKIQEFLKRWSDVEHVDLILTLGGTGFTSRDVTPEATKQLIEKETPGLLYVMTQESLKVTPSAMLSRAAAGIRGSTLIINMPGNPNAAAECMEALLPSLKHGLKQLKGEKREKHPRHVPHAEAVPVDVWEQSRKLAIGAGTDISCSCCR; encoded by the exons ATGATATCCGTTTCCGATGCTTTCAAAGCCGTCTTAACCGCCGCTAACCGCCTTCCACCGGTGACACTTCCTCTCCACGACGCCCTGGGCAAGGTCCTCGCCCAGGACGTTCTTGCCCCTGACCCTCTCCCTCCTTACCCTGCTTCTGTCAAG GATGGTTATGCAGTGGTTGCTGATGATGGTCCAGGGGAGTATCCTGTTATTGCTGAATCTAGAGCTGGGAATGATGCTCTTCATGTTACTCTCACCCCTGGAACTGTAGCATATGTTACTACTGGAG GGCCCATACCTGAGGGTGCTGATGCAGTTGTTCAGGTTGAGGATACTGAAAAGGTTGAAAATGCTTCAGGGGAGCAGAAGCGGGTGAAAATATTGGTAAAAACCACCAAAGGCAATGATATACGACGAGTG GGACTTGATATTGAGAAAGATGCAATTGTATTAACCTCTGGAGAAAGATTAGGTGCTTCAGAGATCGGCTTGCTTGCTACTGTTGGTGTAACCATGGTGAAG GTATACCCTACTCCAACAATTGCTGTACTTTCCACTGGAGATGAGCTTGTAGAGCCAACTACCAGGCATCTTAATTGTGGTCAG ATTAGGGACTGTAATCGTGCCATGCTGCTTGCAGCAGCATCGCAACATCAATGCAAAATTGTGGACCTTGGTATTGCGAAGGATGACGAAGAAGTTCAAGGAAGGATCTTAGATAATGCTTTTGCTTCTGGTATTAATATTCTGCTAACTTCAGGAGGTGTTTCTATGGGAGACAAAGATTTTATCAGGCCTTTGCTTGAAAAGCGTGGAAAAGTGCATTTTGATAAG GTGTTTCTTAAACCAGGGAAGCCATTGACATTTGCAGAGGTTGACtatcaagcaaaagaaaggaaaatttTAGCTTTTGGGTTGCCTGGAAATCCTGTCAGCTCTCTAGTTTGCTTCAACCTCTTTGTGGTCCCTGCAATACGTAAACTTGCAGGATGGACAAATCCTCATCATCTGAG GGTACAAGCTCGGCTTCATCAGCCCATAAAGACTGATCCATTTAGACCGGAATATCATCGTGCCATTGTTACATGGACTGACAATGATGGAACAGGCAGTCCTGG TTTTATTGCTGAGAGCACTGGCCATCAGATGAGTAGTCGGCTACTTAGCATGAAGTCAGCTAATGCCTTTCTGGAGTTACCGCCAACAGGCAGTGTACTTTCTGCAGGGTCCGTAGTGTCAGCTATTATAATTTCTGACCTTGGACCTGGGGCTTTCAGCGAGAATTGTATACCATCAGATCCAGTTGTTGCGTCTGGAACTAAAACACGTCGAATAACTGAAGATTCTTCACCCGATTCTGAAGTCAGAGTGGCTATTCTTACAGTGAGCGACACAGTTGCAACAGGGGCGGGTCCAGATCGGAG TGGTCCCAGGGCTGTTTCTGTTGTTAATTCTTCCTCGGAAAGACTAGGAGGAGCAAAAGTTGTAGCTACTGCTGTGGCTCCAGATGATGTGGCAAAAATTCAGGAGTTTCTAAAAAGATGGAGTGATGTTGAACATGTGGATCTTATACTTACCCTTG GTGGGACCGGCTTTACCTCACGAGATGTAACACCAGAAGCTACAAAACAGTTGATTGAGAAAGAAACACCTGGTCTTCTGTATGTAATGACGCAAGAAAGTTTAAAG GTGACGCCATCTGCAATGCTTTCGCGCGCTGCTGCTGGAATCAGAGGATCCACCTTG ATCATTAACATGCCCGGAAACCCAAACGCTGCTGCTGAGTGTATGGAGGCCTTATTGCCTTCACTTAAGCATGGTCTTAAGCAGCTTAAgggagaaaagagagaaaaacatcCTCGTCATGTACCTCATGCCGAAGCAGTCCCTGTAGATGTGTGGGAACAGAGCCGGAAGTTAGCCATTGGTGCCGGCACTGATATCTCTTGTTCCTGCTGCAGGTAA
- the LOC130942127 gene encoding uncharacterized protein LOC130942127, with translation MDTKIQPIVDRIYEDFEPYYEWDKDEGCFTFMLPGFRRDHLKVQVTSKPALKLKGERQISPNRWRRFDLEFRIPSDYDLEKVSAKFEFEGSKLQVKFAKLDNKPKETTTNPAEEAVSSRPKEEATEKVHQQNAAQEEVAPKAKEDKPQARNDSEASDQKIPHKEEKEPSDEKVNNKTEASFKKVAQEKGKANNGITETKNAKPITRFKTKVLDFNQSLGPSNWVYNKEDKDTGINKRKRLVNCSLLTLLVVGIGLCAKTAFSSSRGGSKFQEK, from the exons ATGGACACAAAAATACAACCAATAGTTGATCGCATTTATGAAGACTTTGAACCATATTATGAATGGGATAAAGATGAAGGGTGTTTCACTTTTATGCTACCAG GATTTAGAAGGGACCATCTGAAGGTTCAAGTgacatcaaaaccagccctaaaGCTGAAGGGCGAACGACAAATCAGCCCGAACCGATGGCGCCGTTTCGACCTGGAATTTCGCATTCCTTCTGACTATGACTTAGAAAAAGTGAGTGCCAAGTTTGAGTTTGAAGGTAGCAAGTTACAAGTAAAGTTTGCCAAACTGGATAATAAGCCTAAGGAAACAACAACAAACCCAGCAGAAGAAGCAGTTTCTTCAAGGCCCAAGGAAGAAGCAACAGAAAAGGTTCACCAGCAAAATGCTGCACAAGAAGAAGTTGCCCCAAAAGCAAAAGAAGACAAGCCTCAAGCAAGGAATGATAGTGAAGCCTCTGATCAAAAGATACCACATaaggaggagaaggagccaAGTGATGAGAAGGTAAACAACAAAACAGAAGCAAGCTTTAAAAAGGTGGCTCAAGAGAAGGGCAAGGCTAACAATGGCATAACTGAAACCAAAAATGCCAAGCCTATAACAAGATTCAAAACAAAGGTTTTGGATTTCAATCAGAGTTTAGGACCATCAAACTGGGTTTACAACAAAGAAGATAAAGACACGGGGATTAACAAGCGGAAGAGATTGGTGAACTGCAGTTTACTAACCTTATTGGTAGTGGGAATTGGGCTTTGTGCTAAAACTGCATTCTCATCATCTCGTGGAGGATCAAAATTCCAAGAGAAGTGA
- the LOC130942082 gene encoding inactive protein RESTRICTED TEV MOVEMENT 2-like, translating into MAQSSAAPNRVYQDFEPFYEWNEDQASATLTVMLPGFRREQLKVQVTSKPVLRINGEREVTQNVWRRFAKEFNIPSYCDTNEVTAKFERGMLNVKFPKIQGSPPKPQERADAITTAPEEPRAKLESSQPQSQPQPNQEARLEPPMITKQEDDQEKLLKDENETKPRFRPQKSEPEPRASTPEVDEQNLSKSEKESIIKEEKEKSKESTPSNNNQVVGDDDGDKKVKFKGLSNKEESSLLAPRVNEKQGAKMVQRLKTRVLDFTLSLRSSSDDDRNKDVDQRLVKGIIKKPKILMNIIVAILLVMVLGIYVKNAFKSSSSSQGEANLHQEF; encoded by the exons atggCACAATCATCAGCAGCACCTAACCGTGTTTATCAAGATTTTGAACCATTTTATGAATGGAATGAAGATCAAGCAAGTGCTACCCTCACTGTAATGCTGCCAG gATTTAGAAGAGAGCAATTGAAAGTTCAAGTGACATCAAAGCCTGTCCTAAGGATTAATGGTGAAAGAGAAGTCACTCAGAATGTATGGCGACGTTTTGCAAAAGAATTCAACATCCCTTCATATTGTGACACCAATGAGGTCACTGCCAAGTTTGAGCGTGGCATGCTCAATGTCAAGTTTCCCAAGATTCAAGGTTCACCTCCTAAGCCACAAGAACGAGCAGACGCAATTACAACCGCTCCGGAAGAGCCTAGGGCAAAGCTTGAATCGTCTCAGCCTCAGTCTCAGCCTCAGCCAAATCAGGAGGCTCGACTTGAGCCTCCTATGATAACAAAACAAGAAGATGATCAGGAGAAATTATTAAAGGATGAGAATGAGACTAAACCTAGGTTCAGGCCTCAGAAGTCTGAGCCTGAACCTAGGGCATCAACTCCAGAGGTGGATGAACAAAATTTATCGAAAAGCGAAAAAGAGTCAATTAttaaagaagagaaagagaagagcAAAGAATCAACACCATCTAATAATAACCAAGTGGttggtgatgatgatggtgaCAAGAAAGTGAAGTTTAAAGGCTtgtcaaacaaagaagaaagtTCATTATTAGCACCAAGAGTAAATGAGAAACAAGGTGCTAAGATGGTTCAAAGGTTGAAAACAAGGGTGTTAGATTTCACCCTTAGTTTGAGATCATCAAGTGATGATGATAGAAACAAAGATGTTGACCAACGTTTGGTCAAAGGAATAATTAAGAAGCCTAAGATATTGATGAACATAATTGTGGCCATTTTATTGGTTATGGTACTTGGAATCTATGTCAAAAACGCATtcaagtcatcatcatcatctcagGGAGAAGCTAATTTGCATCAGGAATTTTAA
- the LOC130939310 gene encoding uncharacterized protein LOC130939310, with translation MSMNSSIDWNWDGKNLKQGNARLEYQEFEPSFDWIWDDEKGISDTLAVFLPGFKEEQSRVEITSNGLLRLSGERKIGEAIKIRRFEKELAIPSDTDTKSINTKFENDILYVKLPRVITTSVKPPPTPVPQQQMIHFEYKVPDYEYVTKERVMDKEPLEIKTIFLRVKQQPQPQPQSKPEAPATAPNPTTAPPAVAGPQQQPQPQLQSKPEAPIDPYQDQEKQRVMDEAPAPASAPIQTQAPPLPSLKKEKEKEEEKGQKEEEKTNNNNNARKVDNNERRQEATMPSRVMEMKGVTGEVIDERLSTVSEKSQEHGNGVYRWVEDLKKHKTRTNLGLIFLVLLLVLYVNNVINSYFGGERP, from the exons ATGTCTATGAATTCATCAATTGATTGGAATTGGGATGGAAAAAACTTGAAACAAGGAAATGCACGGCTAGAATACCAAGAATTTGAACCATCCTTTGATTGGATTTGGGATGACGAAAAAGGAATAAGTGACACGCTTGCTGTTTTTCTTCCAG GATTCAAAGAGGAGCAATCGAGGGTGGAAATAACCTCAAATGGTCTGCTAAGATTGAGTGGTGAAAGAAAGATCGGTGAAGCCATTAAAATTCGTAGATTTGAGAAAGAGCTTGCAATTCCTTCAGATACTGACACCAAATCCATCAACACCAAGTTTGAAAATGACATCCTTTATGTCAAGCTTCCCAGAGTCATCACTACTTCCGTCAAACCGCCGCCAACACCGGTCCCTCAGCAACAAATGATACACTTTGAATATAAAGTTCCTGATTATGAGTATGTGACGAAGGAAAGAGTAATGGACAAGGAGCCACTGGAAATTAAGACAATATTCTTGCGTGTAaaacaacaaccacaaccacaaccacaGTCGAAGCCTGAGGCGCCGGCAACTGCGCCAAACCCTACAACTGCACCTCCAGCAGTAGCAGGGCctcaacaacaaccacaaccacaGTTACAATCGAAGCCTGAGGCACCAATTGATCCTTATCAAGATcaagaaaaacaaagagtaATGGATGAGGCGCCTGCGCCTGCATCGGCACCAATACAGACACAAGCGCCTCCTCTACCATCAttgaaaaaggagaaagagaaggaggaggagaaaggacaaaaagaagaagaaaaaactaataataataataatgcaagaaaaGTTGACAACAATGAGAGAAGGCAAGAAGCAACAATGCCGTCTAGGGTTATGGAAATGAAGGGAGTAACTGGAGAAGTTATTGATGAAAGGCTAAGTACGGTTTCAGAGAAATCACAGGAGCATGGAAATGGTGTTTATCGTTGGGTTGAAGATTTGAAGAAGCATAAGACAAGGACGAATTTGGGTTTAATCTTTCTAGTGCTGTTACTTGTGCTCTACGTTAACAATGTTATCAACTCATATTTTGGTGGAGAAAGGCCATAA
- the LOC130941831 gene encoding uncharacterized protein LOC130941831, translating into MAMNQGNAQLEYQDIEPPFDWDHKKESDTLIVSLPGFKREQLRVQVTSTRLIRLSGERRIGDSNKIRKFYKELPIPSDTDTSSISAKFENGILYVKLPKLITSIDEPPVPPPTPAPAPASVPPPTPTTPPVVRPQQQPQPQSKPEPPISHYEDPQKQRVVDKAPVSASAPGPAPTTASASAPAPTPIPQLEENKNNDDNIARKGGKDDKRGVIDEGTSSRVKEMQGRMGKSEGEGEGSKLGLGLEKRLSTVSRQGEEYRNAVYGLVEELKKQKKMANLVVVVFLVVLLVLYVNNAIRSSFGGAGPKIQEL; encoded by the exons ATGGCTATGAATCAAGGAAATGCACAGCTAGAATACCAAGATATCGAACCACCCTTTGATTGGGATCATAAAAAAGAAAGTGACACACTCATTGTTTCTCTTCCAG GATTCAAGAGGGAGCAATTAAGGGTGCAAGTAACCTCAACTCGTTTAATAAGGTTGAGTGGTGAAAGAAGGATTGGTGATAGCAACAAAATCCGCAAGTTTTACAAAGAGCTACCAATTCCTTCAGATACCGACACAAGTTCCATCTCTGCCAAATTTGAAAATGGAATCCTTTATGTTAAGCTTCCCAAACTCATCACTTCCATTGATGAACCACCAgtaccaccaccaacaccaGCACCAGCACCAGCATCAGTACCACCACCAACACCGACGACACCTCCTGTAGTGAGGCCTCAGCAACAAccacaaccacaatcaaaaccCGAGCCACCAATTTCTCATTATGAAGATCCACAAAAACAAAGAGTAGTAGACAAAGCACCTGTGTCAGCATCTGCACCAGGACCAGCTCCAACAACAGCATCAGCATCAGCACCAGCACCGACACCAATACCACAATTGgaagagaataaaaataatgatgATAATATTGCAAGAAAAGGTGGTAAGGATGACAAGAGAGGTGTTATTGATGAAGGTACAAGTTCTAGGGTTAAGGAAATGCAAGGAAGAATGGGAAAGAGTGAAGGTGAAGGCGAAGGAAgcaaattagggttagggttagagaAAAGGTTAAGTACGGTTTCAAGGCAAGGAGAGGAGTATAGGAATGCTGTTTATGGATTggttgaagaattgaagaagcaaaagaaaatggcaAATTTGGTTGTGGTGGTGTTTTTGGTGGTGTTGCTTGTGCTCTACGTTAACAATGCTATCAGGTCATCTTTTGGTGGAGCAGGACCAAAAATCCAAGAGTTAtaa